In the Anaerobacillus sp. CMMVII genome, one interval contains:
- a CDS encoding polysaccharide deacetylase family protein, producing the protein MKKIIKSISIAIVLLIAVSYSVNELSQSRTFQFFGGLVNSVETNEKVVALTFDDGPGVNTDEILDILRKYNVKGTFYLTGYEIEKHFNDAIQIVQEGHEIGNHSYSHQRMVFKSPSFIKDEIDKTDELIRQIGYEGEITFRPPFGKRLVLLPYYLSKEDRYTIYMNLEPDSFPEIAADANEIVHHVVENIRPGSIILLHVMYESRRESLHSVEGIITSLKEQGYTFVTISELLEYENQE; encoded by the coding sequence ATGAAAAAAATAATAAAAAGTATTAGTATTGCTATCGTGTTATTGATTGCTGTTAGTTATTCAGTAAATGAGTTATCTCAATCAAGAACGTTCCAATTCTTTGGTGGTTTAGTTAATAGTGTCGAAACAAACGAAAAAGTAGTAGCCTTAACATTTGATGATGGTCCAGGGGTAAATACAGATGAAATATTAGATATTTTAAGAAAATATAATGTGAAAGGTACCTTCTACTTAACTGGGTATGAAATCGAGAAACATTTTAACGATGCGATTCAAATTGTGCAAGAAGGACACGAAATTGGAAATCACTCCTATTCGCATCAAAGAATGGTTTTTAAATCTCCATCTTTTATTAAAGATGAAATAGATAAAACGGATGAGTTAATACGACAAATCGGTTATGAGGGAGAGATCACTTTCCGTCCACCTTTCGGAAAAAGGTTAGTTTTGTTACCGTATTATCTATCTAAGGAAGATCGGTATACCATTTACATGAATTTAGAACCTGATTCTTTTCCCGAAATTGCTGCTGATGCAAATGAAATTGTACATCATGTTGTAGAAAATATAAGACCAGGTTCAATTATTTTATTGCATGTCATGTATGAAAGTAGGAGAGAATCACTCCATTCAGTAGAAGGTATTATTACCTCGTTAAAAGAACAAGGATATACATTTGTTACAATTTCGGAATTATTAGAGTATGAAAATCAAGAATGA